The sequence TATCAGTGCCGGGCTAATAGGGGTCGTATTGTTATTTGCCTCTCAAGGAATCAGCACGAGTTATTGGTACTATGGCCTGTGGATACTTGTAGCCACTGTATGCTATGGTACGAATATCAACCTGGTTCGCAGGCACCTGAAGGATTATTCATCCGTACAGGTGAGTGCTATCTCCCTGGGATTCTGTGCCATCTTAGCTTTGCCGGTATTGCTGTACACACATTTTTTTGCACTGCTGAATGGCCCCGCTGTTCCATGGACCTCAATCGGTGCAGCAGCTACACTAGGCATACTCGGTAGTGGTATTGCGACCGTCCTGTTTTACTTCCTGATCAGCAGAACAGGGGCTATGTTCGCCAGTATGGTAACATATGCATTGCCCATTGTGGCGCTGGGCTGGGGTTTTCTGGCCGGAGAGCACATTACGGTCTTACAGATATTAAGTCTTGGGATCATCTTAGGTGGTGTATACCTTGTAAACAGAAAATAATTAAAGGGGGGATTGATTCGCTATAAATGAACCCCGGCTTCATCAAGGTATCCAAAAGAAAAGAGCGTGTATCAAAATTTTGATACACGCTCTTTTCTAAATATAAGCTTGACAACCATTTAGATCGCCATAATCTCTTTTTCTTTCTGTGCACAGTGCTTATCAACCAGTTCGATAAATTTATTGGTCAATGCCTGTACTTCGGCTTCTGCATCTTTTGCAGTATCCTCGCTCAGGCCGTCTTTCTGCAATTTCTTAATGGCTTCGATCGCATCACGACGGATATTTCTGATAGACACTTTACCATGTTCACCTTCACCAGCTGCTCTCTTTACAAATTCCCTTCTTCTTTCTTCTGTCAGAGGAGGTAGGAACATTCTAATGATGATACCATCGTTCTGTGGGTTAATACCGATATTGGAAGCAATGATAGCCCTTTCAATCGGCTGAAGCATATTTTTTTCCCAAGGCTGAATAGTCAGGGTACGCGCGTCAGCCACATTGATATTGGCAACCTGGGAGAGCGGGGTAGAAGAACCATAGTAATCTACGGAAATCCCATCCAGAATAGCGGGAGTTGCTTTTCCAGCTCTGATCCTGGACAACTCCAGCTCAAGGTGAGCGATCGCCTTTTGCATGGATTCGCTGGCATCGTCCATGATTAAGTTTAGATCATCTTGCATAGCAAACAAATAATTAAGTGCGTGCAAACC is a genomic window of Chitinophaga sp. LS1 containing:
- the frr gene encoding ribosome recycling factor; this encodes MQDDLNLIMDDASESMQKAIAHLELELSRIRAGKATPAILDGISVDYYGSSTPLSQVANINVADARTLTIQPWEKNMLQPIERAIIASNIGINPQNDGIIIRMFLPPLTEERRREFVKRAAGEGEHGKVSIRNIRRDAIEAIKKLQKDGLSEDTAKDAEAEVQALTNKFIELVDKHCAQKEKEIMAI
- a CDS encoding DMT family transporter codes for the protein MSQRTLNWGIFLLLSLTWGSSFILMKLGMEQLSPWQVASLRMLCAGISLSPFFFRFIHQIPVKKLPLIFLSGLLGNFIPAFLFCIAEMQVDSGLAGILNGFTPLMTLVTGVLLFNNAIIKRQLLGISAGLIGVVLLFASQGISTSYWYYGLWILVATVCYGTNINLVRRHLKDYSSVQVSAISLGFCAILALPVLLYTHFFALLNGPAVPWTSIGAAATLGILGSGIATVLFYFLISRTGAMFASMVTYALPIVALGWGFLAGEHITVLQILSLGIILGGVYLVNRK